In Sphingomonas sp. Leaf357, a single genomic region encodes these proteins:
- a CDS encoding DUF2849 domain-containing protein — translation MKLLTGNDLPSGDVIWWTGNGWSRHVEDAADVADKGEAIGRAEESVQHVTGPYVIDATRTEDGPRPAHIKERIRALGPTVRPDLTLKPADPQAGSWVI, via the coding sequence ATGAAACTCCTGACCGGAAACGACCTGCCCTCGGGCGACGTCATCTGGTGGACCGGCAACGGCTGGTCGCGCCATGTCGAGGATGCCGCCGACGTCGCCGACAAGGGCGAGGCGATCGGCCGTGCCGAGGAAAGCGTGCAGCACGTCACAGGCCCGTACGTGATCGACGCGACCCGCACCGAAGACGGCCCCCGCCCCGCCCATATCAAGGAGCGCATCCGCGCCTTGGGCCCGACCGTCCGGCCCGACCTGACGCTGAAGCCCGCCGACCCGCAGGCCGGGAGCTGGGTGATATGA
- a CDS encoding peptidylprolyl isomerase, which produces MRFIPLALAALTLAAPAIAQKKPAPGLVRVQIVTSEGPITLALETRRAPETSKNFLAYVDDGRFDGAVIYRSAKTKNATQYGFIQGGIRTDARRILPPFKHERTDRTGIHHTDGTISMARRTEPNSAGGNFFITLGALPSFDAKGDFPGYAAFGHVVGGMAVVKRIHDGATGGGMGGQMLMKPIRILSAKRLDGPTKPTGLVKPWLIKK; this is translated from the coding sequence ATGCGCTTCATCCCCCTCGCCCTCGCCGCCCTGACGCTCGCCGCCCCCGCCATCGCGCAAAAGAAGCCGGCCCCCGGCCTGGTCCGCGTCCAGATCGTCACCTCGGAAGGCCCGATCACGCTCGCGCTGGAAACCCGCCGCGCGCCGGAGACGAGCAAAAACTTCCTCGCCTATGTCGACGACGGCCGCTTCGACGGCGCGGTGATCTACCGCTCGGCCAAGACGAAAAACGCCACGCAATACGGCTTCATCCAGGGCGGCATCCGCACCGACGCGCGCCGCATCCTGCCGCCGTTCAAGCACGAACGCACCGATCGCACCGGCATCCACCACACCGACGGTACGATCAGCATGGCACGCCGCACCGAACCCAATTCCGCCGGCGGCAACTTCTTCATCACATTGGGCGCGCTGCCCAGCTTCGATGCCAAAGGCGATTTCCCCGGCTACGCCGCGTTCGGCCATGTCGTCGGCGGCATGGCGGTGGTGAAGCGCATCCATGACGGCGCGACCGGCGGCGGCATGGGCGGCCAGATGCTGATGAAGCCGATACGCATCCTCAGCGCCAAACGCCTCGACGGCCCGACCAAGCCGACCGGCCTCGTCAAGCCGTGGCTGATCAAGAAATAG
- a CDS encoding SDR family oxidoreductase, whose product MTDTADAHTAMPSLKGKRAIITGGTTGIGRAIAVLLASEGVKVFIGGRDEGHLADALQRVREVGEGDGMTLDLSEPDASKTFVAAGTRALGGLDIAVVNAAISAEGLTDMTEADLRYAIATNFTAYLLTAHAAAAALVDRGDIVLIGSMSAHVLGPGSTVYAGIKYGIQGFAEALRRELGPKGIRVANVEPGKTGSNMQLPDISVEEQREAIAKDEMLRAEDIAVGVHYLLTQPRRAVVQQLTITPRGVAAE is encoded by the coding sequence ATGACCGATACCGCCGACGCGCATACCGCAATGCCGAGCCTGAAGGGCAAGCGGGCGATCATCACCGGCGGGACGACGGGGATCGGACGCGCGATCGCGGTGCTGCTGGCGTCAGAGGGCGTGAAGGTGTTCATCGGCGGGCGCGACGAGGGGCATCTGGCCGACGCGCTGCAACGTGTCCGCGAGGTCGGCGAGGGCGACGGCATGACGCTCGATCTGTCCGAGCCGGATGCCAGCAAGACCTTCGTTGCCGCCGGCACGCGCGCTCTGGGCGGTCTCGACATCGCGGTGGTCAATGCCGCGATCTCCGCCGAGGGCCTGACGGACATGACCGAGGCCGATCTGCGCTATGCCATCGCGACGAACTTCACCGCCTATCTGCTCACCGCGCATGCCGCCGCCGCCGCGCTGGTCGATCGCGGCGACATCGTGCTCATCGGATCGATGAGCGCGCACGTGCTCGGGCCGGGATCGACCGTCTATGCCGGGATCAAATACGGCATCCAGGGGTTCGCCGAGGCGCTGCGCCGCGAGCTTGGGCCGAAGGGTATCCGGGTCGCCAACGTCGAGCCGGGCAAGACCGGATCGAACATGCAACTGCCCGATATCTCGGTCGAGGAACAGCGCGAGGCGATCGCCAAGGACGAGATGCTGCGCGCGGAGGACATTGCGGTCGGGGTGCATTATTTGCTGACCCAACCGCGCCGCGCGGTGGTGCAGCAACTGACGATCACGCCACGCGGGGTGGCGGCGGAGTGA
- a CDS encoding protein adenylyltransferase SelO, giving the protein MTPSPQAYRPEARILDLGGAFYDPVAAADFPATILRFRNDRAAAQVGLETLGDEDWVAHFGRFTPLPGSLEQPLALRYHGHQFRVYNPDIGDGRGFLFAQLRDSSGRLMDLGTKGTGPTPWSRSGDGRLTLKGGVREILATEMLEALGVETSRTFSLIETGEALTRGDEPSPTRSAVLVRLSHGHIRIGTFQRLAYQRDAENMTRLIAYVLRNYYGEEAGDDAPQRLLAHVVGRTAKLAASYMAAGFVHGVLNSDNINVTGESFDYGPWRFNPTWDPAFTAAYFDHQGLYAFGRQPEAIHWDAMQLAVSLRTVSEAQPLIDVLDTFGEIYQPAVSTAILWRLGFAPETPEEDRALVQALEPALREQAIGIDRFFHDCFATGIPDQYGPAFEEARALLATYTSRKDRSHPYWLDEPCSMLIDEVETLWSAIDERDDWAPLHAKVAKIREMGEALS; this is encoded by the coding sequence ATGACCCCTTCCCCGCAAGCATATCGACCCGAAGCCCGCATCCTCGATCTCGGGGGAGCGTTCTACGATCCCGTCGCGGCGGCGGATTTCCCCGCGACGATCCTGCGCTTCCGCAACGACCGCGCCGCCGCCCAGGTCGGCCTGGAGACGCTGGGCGACGAGGATTGGGTCGCCCATTTCGGCCGCTTCACCCCCCTTCCCGGCAGCCTCGAACAGCCGTTGGCGCTACGCTATCACGGCCACCAGTTCCGCGTGTACAATCCCGACATCGGCGACGGTCGCGGCTTCCTGTTCGCGCAACTTCGCGATTCGAGCGGTCGCCTGATGGACCTCGGCACCAAGGGCACCGGCCCGACGCCGTGGAGCCGTTCCGGCGACGGCCGCCTGACGCTGAAAGGCGGCGTGCGCGAGATCCTCGCCACCGAGATGCTCGAGGCGCTGGGCGTCGAGACCTCGCGCACCTTCTCGCTGATCGAGACCGGCGAGGCGCTGACCCGCGGCGACGAACCTTCCCCCACCCGCTCGGCGGTGCTGGTCCGGCTCAGCCACGGCCACATCCGCATCGGCACGTTCCAGCGCCTGGCCTATCAGCGCGACGCCGAGAACATGACGCGCCTGATCGCCTATGTCCTGCGCAACTATTATGGCGAAGAGGCCGGCGACGATGCTCCGCAACGCCTGCTCGCGCATGTCGTCGGCCGCACCGCGAAACTCGCCGCCAGCTACATGGCCGCCGGTTTCGTCCACGGCGTGCTCAACAGCGACAATATCAACGTGACCGGCGAAAGCTTCGACTACGGCCCGTGGCGCTTCAATCCGACCTGGGATCCGGCCTTCACCGCCGCCTATTTCGATCATCAGGGCCTCTACGCCTTCGGCCGCCAGCCCGAGGCGATCCACTGGGACGCGATGCAACTCGCCGTCTCGCTGCGCACGGTGAGCGAGGCGCAACCGCTGATCGACGTGCTGGACACGTTCGGCGAGATTTATCAGCCCGCCGTCTCCACCGCGATCCTGTGGCGGCTCGGCTTTGCGCCCGAGACCCCGGAGGAGGACCGCGCGCTGGTTCAGGCGCTCGAACCGGCACTGCGCGAACAGGCCATCGGCATCGACCGCTTCTTCCACGATTGTTTCGCGACGGGCATCCCCGACCAATACGGACCAGCCTTCGAGGAGGCCCGCGCTCTGCTCGCCACCTATACCTCGCGCAAGGACCGCTCGCACCCGTATTGGCTGGACGAACCCTGTTCGATGCTGATCGACGAGGTCGAAACGCTCTGGTCCGCGATCGACGAGCGCGACGACTGGGCCCCGCTCCACGCCAAGGTGGCCAAGATCCGCGAGATGGGAGAAGCGCTCTCTTAG
- a CDS encoding nitrite/sulfite reductase, whose amino-acid sequence MYKYDQYDQQIVDDRVEEFRDQVKRRLAGQITEDQFKPLRLMNGLYLQLHAYMLRVAIPYGTLDSRQMRMLAHIARKYDRDYGHFTTRQNLQYNWIKLEDAPDILAELATVEMHAIQTSGNCIRNISSDQYAGAAADEVADPRIWAELLRQWSTFHPEFSYLPRKFKICVIGADEDRAAMRLHDIGIQLIVRDGVLGGKIFVGGGMGRTPMIAPEIKDFVTADDLLSYVEACLRVYNRYGRRDNIYKARIKILIHEIGADSYRAQVEEEFAQVKSLGLDPPRAEFERITRMFADPAFEADDGTQPDRSDPDFALWLDQNVKPHKQPGYAIVNISLKPTGGIPGDASSAQIDLMADLAEQFSFNELRVTHAQNIVLPHVAVRHLRQLWEQLDAAGLAPANLDLISDIIACPGLDYCSLANARSIPLAQKITERYADPAKQREIGELKLKISGCINACGHHHAGHIGILGVDKKGTENYQLLLGGSGAEDVSLGKITGPGFDEDGVVDAIERVTDKYLVVRETGERFIDTYRRVGMAPFKEAIYG is encoded by the coding sequence ATGTATAAATATGACCAATACGACCAGCAGATCGTCGACGATCGCGTCGAGGAATTCCGCGATCAGGTGAAGCGCCGCCTCGCCGGCCAGATTACCGAGGATCAGTTCAAGCCGCTGCGCCTGATGAACGGCCTGTACCTGCAATTGCACGCCTATATGCTGCGCGTCGCGATTCCCTATGGCACGCTCGACAGCCGCCAGATGCGCATGCTCGCGCACATCGCGCGCAAGTACGATCGCGATTACGGCCACTTCACCACGCGCCAGAACCTGCAATACAATTGGATCAAGCTGGAGGACGCGCCGGACATCCTCGCTGAGCTCGCGACGGTCGAGATGCACGCGATCCAGACGTCCGGAAACTGCATCCGCAACATCAGCTCCGATCAATATGCCGGTGCCGCCGCCGACGAGGTGGCCGATCCGCGCATCTGGGCCGAATTGCTGCGCCAGTGGAGTACGTTCCACCCCGAATTCAGCTATCTGCCGCGCAAGTTCAAGATCTGCGTGATCGGCGCGGACGAGGATCGCGCGGCGATGCGCCTGCACGATATCGGTATCCAGCTTATCGTGCGTGACGGCGTGCTGGGCGGCAAGATCTTCGTCGGCGGCGGCATGGGCCGCACGCCGATGATCGCGCCCGAGATCAAGGACTTCGTCACCGCCGACGATCTGCTCAGCTATGTCGAGGCATGCCTGCGCGTCTACAATCGCTACGGCCGGCGCGACAATATCTACAAGGCGCGGATCAAGATCCTGATCCACGAGATCGGCGCGGACTCGTACCGCGCGCAGGTCGAGGAGGAATTCGCGCAGGTGAAGTCGCTCGGCCTCGATCCGCCCCGGGCAGAATTCGAGCGCATCACCAGGATGTTCGCCGATCCCGCTTTCGAGGCCGACGACGGCACGCAACCGGACCGCAGCGATCCCGATTTCGCGCTCTGGCTCGACCAGAACGTGAAGCCGCACAAGCAGCCCGGCTACGCCATCGTCAACATCAGCCTGAAGCCGACCGGCGGCATTCCCGGCGACGCATCATCGGCGCAGATCGACCTGATGGCCGATTTGGCAGAACAGTTCAGTTTCAATGAGTTACGCGTAACGCATGCGCAGAATATCGTCCTTCCGCACGTCGCAGTGCGCCACCTTCGCCAACTTTGGGAACAGCTCGACGCCGCCGGCCTCGCACCTGCCAATCTCGATCTGATCAGCGACATCATCGCCTGCCCGGGCCTCGATTATTGCAGCCTCGCCAATGCCCGCTCGATCCCGCTCGCGCAGAAGATCACCGAGCGCTACGCCGACCCGGCCAAGCAGCGCGAGATCGGCGAGTTGAAGCTCAAGATCAGCGGCTGCATCAATGCCTGCGGCCATCATCATGCCGGGCACATCGGCATCCTCGGCGTCGACAAGAAGGGCACCGAAAACTACCAATTGCTGCTCGGCGGATCGGGCGCGGAGGATGTCAGCCTCGGCAAGATCACCGGCCCCGGCTTCGACGAGGACGGCGTGGT
- a CDS encoding alpha/beta fold hydrolase: MAAYTNEYWWSRDEVRLHYRDYAGPSGKPPILCIPGLTRNARDFSEVAERLAGDWRVIAIDLRGRGESGYAKDPMSYVPLTYVQDVEKLLGELGVDSYVAFGTSLGGIVSMLLSGTARERLAGVLLNDVGPEIETAGLSRIRSYVGKSNTWPTWMHAARAVMEANGDVYPGYDIEDWLAMAKRLYRLNSAGRIVLDYDMKIAEPFRVPGNEAGPDMWRALDGLKGVPALIVRGGRSDVLGAKTAARMLAELPGAELVTVAEVGHTPTLSEPEVVAAIDRLLARVTA, translated from the coding sequence ATGGCCGCCTATACGAACGAATATTGGTGGTCGCGCGACGAGGTGCGCCTGCATTATCGCGATTATGCGGGCCCCTCGGGCAAGCCGCCGATCCTGTGCATCCCCGGCCTGACCCGCAACGCACGCGACTTTTCCGAGGTGGCGGAGCGGCTTGCGGGCGACTGGCGGGTGATCGCGATCGACCTGCGCGGGCGCGGCGAGAGCGGCTATGCCAAGGATCCGATGTCCTATGTGCCGCTGACGTACGTGCAGGATGTCGAGAAATTGCTGGGCGAGCTGGGGGTCGATTCCTATGTCGCGTTCGGCACGTCGCTCGGCGGGATCGTGTCGATGCTGCTGTCCGGCACGGCGCGCGAGCGGCTGGCGGGCGTGCTGCTCAACGATGTCGGGCCGGAGATCGAGACGGCGGGCCTTTCCCGCATCCGCTCCTATGTCGGCAAATCGAACACCTGGCCGACCTGGATGCATGCCGCGCGCGCGGTGATGGAGGCGAATGGCGACGTCTATCCGGGCTATGACATCGAGGATTGGCTGGCGATGGCCAAGCGGCTGTACCGTCTGAATTCGGCCGGGCGGATCGTGCTGGATTACGACATGAAGATCGCCGAGCCGTTCCGCGTGCCGGGCAACGAGGCCGGGCCGGACATGTGGCGCGCGCTGGACGGGCTGAAGGGCGTGCCGGCGCTGATCGTGCGCGGCGGACGATCCGATGTGCTGGGCGCGAAGACGGCGGCGCGAATGCTGGCCGAATTGCCGGGCGCGGAACTGGTGACGGTGGCCGAGGTGGGGCACACGCCGACGCTCAGCGAGCCGGAGGTCGTGGCGGCGATCGACCGGTTGTTGGCGCGGGTGACCGCTTAA
- the astD gene encoding succinylglutamate-semialdehyde dehydrogenase — translation MSAFEIISHEPATGAILWRGAIGDVDAEVARARASWASWAAQPLAYRIEALRRFGNVVRQRMDAFSDLIARETGKPMWEARTEVESVIAKVDISVKAYAERTSQRRLDSPMGSRMAVRHKPHGVLAVLGPYNFPAHLPNGHIVPALLAGNAVVFKPSEKTPATGAFLVECFHAAGIPEGCIRVVIGGPDEGKALAAHDGIDGLLFTGSARTGIALNRAFATKPEKILALEMGGNNPIIVWESPDIHSTAALIVQSAFTTAGQRCTAARRLIIDTRVYDQVVEQVVKLCSKLIVDEPHATPAPFMGCVIDNESADLLTESFIELMMRGGRPIRHPERPIADRPFLTPGLIDTTDMNDRPDIELFGPVLQVIRANTFDDAIAEANNTRYGLSASLLSQNPELYDRFWANARAGIVNWNKPTNGASSGAPFGGIGWSGNHRPSAYYAADYCAYPVVSNEADQARASIGIGLRDG, via the coding sequence ATGTCCGCTTTCGAAATCATCTCCCACGAACCGGCGACCGGCGCGATCCTGTGGCGCGGTGCGATCGGCGATGTCGATGCCGAGGTCGCCCGCGCCCGCGCCAGTTGGGCCAGTTGGGCCGCGCAGCCCCTCGCCTACCGGATCGAGGCGCTGCGCCGCTTCGGCAATGTCGTGCGCCAGCGGATGGACGCGTTCAGCGATCTGATCGCCCGCGAAACCGGCAAGCCGATGTGGGAGGCTCGTACCGAGGTCGAGAGCGTCATCGCCAAGGTCGACATCTCGGTGAAGGCCTATGCCGAGCGCACCTCGCAGCGCCGGCTCGATTCCCCAATGGGCAGCCGCATGGCGGTGCGCCACAAGCCGCACGGCGTGCTCGCGGTGCTCGGACCGTACAATTTCCCGGCGCATCTGCCGAACGGCCACATCGTGCCCGCTCTGCTCGCCGGCAATGCGGTGGTGTTCAAGCCGTCGGAAAAGACCCCCGCAACCGGCGCGTTCCTGGTCGAATGCTTCCACGCCGCCGGCATTCCGGAGGGCTGCATCCGCGTCGTCATCGGCGGCCCGGACGAGGGCAAGGCGCTGGCCGCGCATGACGGGATCGACGGGCTGCTGTTCACCGGCTCGGCGCGCACCGGCATCGCGCTCAACCGCGCCTTCGCGACCAAGCCGGAAAAGATCCTAGCGCTGGAGATGGGCGGCAACAATCCGATCATCGTATGGGAATCGCCCGACATCCACTCGACCGCTGCGCTGATCGTACAGAGCGCCTTCACCACCGCCGGGCAACGCTGCACCGCCGCGCGCCGCCTGATCATCGACACCCGGGTCTACGACCAGGTGGTCGAGCAGGTCGTGAAGCTGTGCAGCAAGCTGATCGTCGATGAACCGCACGCCACGCCCGCGCCATTCATGGGCTGCGTGATCGACAACGAATCCGCCGATCTGCTGACCGAGAGCTTCATCGAACTGATGATGCGCGGCGGTCGTCCGATCCGCCACCCGGAACGCCCGATCGCCGACCGTCCGTTTCTCACCCCCGGCCTGATCGACACCACCGACATGAACGACCGGCCCGACATCGAACTGTTTGGACCGGTATTGCAGGTGATCCGCGCGAACACCTTCGACGACGCCATCGCCGAGGCCAACAATACGCGCTACGGCCTGTCGGCGTCGTTGCTCAGCCAGAACCCGGAACTCTACGACCGCTTCTGGGCCAATGCCCGCGCCGGCATCGTCAACTGGAACAAGCCGACCAACGGCGCCTCGTCCGGCGCGCCGTTCGGCGGCATCGGCTGGTCCGGCAACCACCGCCCGAGCGCCTATTACGCGGCGGACTATTGCGCCTATCCCGTCGTATCGAACGAAGCGGATCAGGCGCGCGCCAGCATCGGCATCGGCCTGCGCGACGGCTGA
- the cobA gene encoding uroporphyrinogen-III C-methyltransferase produces the protein MANLLDPTARGRVILVGAGPGDPGLLTVRAVEALRSADIVVHDGLIDPRVLEIAPAAAQRISVAKQRARHTLPQEAINALIVAHVKTGAIVVRLKGGDPFIFGRGGEEVEAVRAAGLPVEVIPGVSAALGCAAEAMLPLTHRDHSSVVSFVAGQCKGLTDQDWSGLAGQGRTLVIYMGVATATDIADKLIADGVAPDMPVAVLEKGTLKGHRAIKTLLADLGPMVTREKVVSPAIIVVGEVVDLSDAEDKLARWARMAEAAA, from the coding sequence ATGGCCAATCTTCTCGATCCCACCGCCCGCGGGCGCGTCATCCTCGTCGGTGCCGGTCCGGGCGACCCCGGCCTGCTCACCGTCCGCGCGGTCGAGGCGCTGCGCAGCGCGGATATCGTCGTGCATGACGGGCTGATCGATCCGCGCGTGCTGGAGATCGCCCCCGCCGCCGCGCAGCGCATCTCGGTCGCCAAGCAGCGCGCGCGCCACACCCTGCCGCAGGAAGCGATCAACGCGCTGATCGTCGCGCATGTGAAGACCGGCGCGATCGTCGTTCGCCTGAAGGGGGGCGATCCCTTCATCTTCGGGCGTGGCGGCGAAGAGGTCGAGGCGGTGCGCGCCGCCGGCCTGCCGGTCGAGGTCATTCCCGGCGTCTCCGCCGCACTCGGTTGCGCCGCCGAGGCGATGCTCCCGCTCACCCACCGCGATCACAGCAGCGTCGTCAGCTTCGTCGCCGGCCAATGCAAGGGCCTGACCGATCAGGACTGGTCCGGCCTCGCCGGGCAGGGCCGCACGCTCGTCATCTATATGGGCGTGGCCACCGCGACCGATATCGCCGACAAGCTGATCGCCGACGGTGTCGCCCCCGACATGCCGGTCGCCGTCTTGGAAAAGGGCACGCTCAAAGGCCACCGCGCGATCAAGACGCTGCTCGCCGATCTCGGCCCGATGGTCACGCGCGAGAAGGTCGTTAGCCCGGCGATCATCGTCGTCGGCGAGGTCGTGGATTTGAGCGACGCCGAAGACAAGCTTGCCCGCTGGGCACGTATGGCAGAGGCAGCGGCATGA
- a CDS encoding CsbD family protein — protein sequence MGEFTDKLDAAGNKIAGKAKELYGDATDNAELEAEGKAQQLKGSAQDVKGTVKGKLNDL from the coding sequence ATGGGTGAATTCACCGACAAGCTCGACGCCGCTGGCAACAAGATCGCCGGCAAGGCCAAGGAACTCTACGGCGATGCGACCGACAACGCAGAGCTGGAAGCCGAAGGCAAGGCGCAGCAGCTCAAGGGCTCGGCGCAGGACGTCAAGGGCACCGTGAAGGGCAAGCTCAACGATCTCTGA
- a CDS encoding glycosidase, protein MTFAFDQLVFTPADVDLSRSPLAGKLGVKTYILGAFNPGMTRLANGNLLLMVRVAEALRHPVKEQFIHAIRWTADGYVMDPWPLEMVDTKDPRKFMIPGGGWKVMALTSLSWLLPVELSADGREVVTVHYDRAIEPRADYQCYGVEDARISKVGDRYLMTTCSVSPERHSTTLYSSEDALDWTLEGIVLDHQNKDMLIFEGLVGGKYFAQTRPLGDLYFAYPPGSEWRSGPSINLATSPDALHWKPYDKPGIRPHAATTATARIGGGAPPVLTDAGWLTLWHGVEPSGVVGIYRTYWSILDRDDPSKVVRTSHDALLQPAPVLTEAIKDLMYLDNVVFTTGIADGGDHWVVASGEADLACRVTWIDKAAVE, encoded by the coding sequence ATGACCTTCGCCTTCGACCAGCTCGTCTTCACCCCCGCAGATGTCGACCTGTCGCGCTCGCCGCTGGCGGGGAAGCTCGGCGTCAAGACGTATATCCTTGGCGCGTTCAACCCCGGCATGACCCGGCTCGCGAACGGCAATCTGCTGCTGATGGTGCGCGTGGCGGAAGCGCTCAGGCATCCGGTGAAGGAGCAGTTCATCCATGCGATCCGCTGGACGGCGGACGGCTATGTGATGGACCCCTGGCCGCTGGAGATGGTCGACACCAAGGATCCGCGAAAGTTCATGATCCCGGGCGGCGGGTGGAAGGTGATGGCGCTGACGTCGCTGTCATGGCTGCTGCCGGTCGAACTCTCGGCCGACGGGCGCGAGGTGGTGACAGTGCATTACGATCGCGCGATCGAACCGCGCGCGGACTACCAATGTTACGGAGTCGAGGATGCGCGGATCAGCAAGGTCGGCGATCGGTATCTGATGACGACCTGTTCGGTGAGCCCGGAGCGGCATTCCACGACGCTGTATTCGTCGGAGGATGCGCTGGACTGGACGCTGGAGGGGATCGTGCTCGATCACCAGAACAAGGACATGCTGATCTTCGAGGGTCTCGTCGGGGGCAAGTATTTCGCGCAGACCCGGCCGCTCGGCGATCTGTACTTCGCGTATCCGCCGGGTAGCGAATGGCGCAGCGGGCCGTCGATCAACCTGGCCACTTCACCCGATGCGCTGCACTGGAAGCCCTATGACAAACCCGGCATCCGCCCGCATGCCGCGACGACCGCGACGGCGAGGATCGGCGGCGGCGCGCCGCCGGTGCTGACCGACGCCGGCTGGCTGACCTTGTGGCACGGCGTCGAGCCGTCGGGCGTGGTCGGCATCTATCGCACCTATTGGTCGATCCTCGACCGCGACGATCCGAGCAAGGTGGTGCGCACCAGCCACGACGCGCTGCTCCAACCCGCGCCGGTGCTGACCGAGGCGATCAAGGATCTGATGTACCTCGACAATGTGGTGTTCACCACCGGCATCGCGGACGGCGGGGACCATTGGGTGGTGGCGAGCGGCGAGGCCGATCTGGCGTGCCGCGTGACGTGGATCGACAAGGCGGCGGTGGAGTGA
- a CDS encoding PEPxxWA-CTERM sorting domain-containing protein, with protein sequence MNFISQGKLVLAASLLSCAATGAGATTVMNFDSLRAADPTDYTYVTGPYKEAGFTLTSSLCQGPNNSGCFIGVQRFKSMDKVGAAIATQYVSPKVTLTRDSGAAFLLQSIDFSEYFDNLIYAPFTTDVIFSYVFADGSTGTTTRTFSNDGAYLPTTFSFSLAPLRSFSWTPVTGGGVQFDNIVLNDVAAVPEPATWGMMLLGFGMIGSAVRRRKATAGVRFA encoded by the coding sequence ATGAACTTCATCTCGCAGGGCAAGCTCGTGCTTGCCGCCAGCCTGCTGTCCTGTGCCGCTACTGGCGCCGGTGCCACGACCGTGATGAATTTCGATTCGCTGCGCGCCGCCGATCCTACCGATTACACGTACGTGACTGGGCCTTATAAGGAGGCCGGCTTCACCTTGACTTCGTCGTTGTGTCAGGGGCCGAACAATAGCGGCTGCTTCATCGGCGTGCAGCGCTTCAAGAGCATGGACAAGGTGGGCGCGGCGATCGCCACGCAGTACGTTTCGCCCAAGGTCACGCTGACGCGCGACAGCGGTGCGGCGTTCCTGCTGCAATCGATCGATTTCTCGGAATATTTCGACAATCTGATCTACGCGCCGTTCACGACCGACGTGATCTTCAGCTACGTCTTCGCCGATGGCAGCACGGGCACGACCACGCGCACCTTCAGCAACGACGGGGCGTATCTGCCGACGACCTTCAGCTTCTCGCTCGCCCCGCTGCGGTCGTTCAGCTGGACGCCGGTGACGGGCGGCGGCGTGCAGTTCGACAACATCGTGCTGAACGATGTGGCGGCGGTGCCGGAACCGGCGACCTGGGGCATGATGCTGCTCGGCTTCGGGATGATCGGTTCGGCGGTGCGGCGTCGCAAGGCGACGGCGGGCGTACGGTTCGCCTGA